One Sphingomonas sp. SUN039 genomic window carries:
- a CDS encoding ABC transporter permease, whose protein sequence is MNALSVNWHAIRAIYMFELARFRRTLFQSIFTPVLTTSLYFVVFGSAIGGRMAEVGGVPYGAFIIPGLMLLTVLSESISNASFGFYMPRFTGTIYEVLSAPIGAVETVIGYVGAAATKSFILALIILATARLFVPFHIEHSIWAAVFLVLITVSFCLFGFILGCWADGFEKLQVVPLMIITPMTFLGGTFYSIDMLPEPWRTVTLFNPIVYLVNGLRWTFYGKSDVNIGVAAGMLALFLVACISVIAFIFRTGWRLRT, encoded by the coding sequence ATGAACGCTTTGAGCGTAAATTGGCACGCGATCCGCGCAATCTACATGTTCGAGCTCGCGCGCTTCCGCCGCACGCTGTTCCAGTCGATCTTCACGCCGGTGCTGACCACCTCGCTCTATTTCGTCGTGTTCGGCTCGGCCATCGGCGGGCGCATGGCCGAGGTCGGCGGAGTGCCGTACGGCGCGTTCATCATCCCCGGGCTGATGCTGCTGACGGTGCTCAGCGAAAGCATCTCGAACGCGAGCTTCGGTTTCTACATGCCGCGCTTCACCGGCACGATCTACGAAGTGCTGTCTGCACCCATCGGCGCTGTCGAGACGGTGATCGGCTATGTCGGCGCGGCGGCGACCAAGTCATTCATTCTCGCGCTCATCATCCTGGCCACCGCGCGGCTGTTCGTGCCGTTCCATATCGAGCATTCCATTTGGGCCGCGGTATTCCTCGTGCTCATCACGGTCAGTTTCTGCCTGTTCGGCTTCATCCTCGGCTGCTGGGCCGACGGGTTCGAGAAATTGCAGGTCGTGCCGCTGATGATCATCACGCCGATGACGTTTCTGGGCGGCACCTTTTATTCGATCGACATGCTGCCCGAACCGTGGCGGACGGTGACGTTGTTCAACCCCATCGTCTATCTGGTGAACGGGCTGCGCTGGACCTTCTACGGCAAATCGGACGTGAACATCGGCGTCGCGGCGGGGATGCTGGCGCTGTTTCTGGTGGCCTGTATCAGCGTGATCGCCTTCATCTTCCGCACGGGATGGCGGCTGCGGACCTAA
- a CDS encoding BREX-1 system adenine-specific DNA-methyltransferase PglX, which translates to MVDWIARAGAKAKGKRPQYFEDPAVDRTLSIVMAIAGEVAVLRERLDTVERLLDAKGTISRADIEAYTPDRQAGAERGLLHKEYLARILRGVQQDMEAMAEKGPSVEELSRELRDL; encoded by the coding sequence TTGGTAGACTGGATCGCCCGCGCCGGGGCCAAGGCCAAGGGCAAACGCCCGCAGTATTTCGAAGACCCCGCTGTCGATCGCACTTTGTCGATTGTCATGGCCATCGCGGGCGAAGTTGCTGTGCTGCGCGAGCGGCTTGATACGGTCGAACGCCTGCTCGATGCCAAGGGCACGATCAGCCGTGCCGATATCGAGGCTTACACGCCCGACCGTCAGGCAGGCGCGGAACGCGGGCTGCTCCACAAGGAATATCTCGCGCGCATCCTGCGCGGCGTGCAGCAGGACATGGAGGCGATGGCCGAGAAAGGGCCGAGCGTCGAGGAGCTCAGCCGCGAGCTGCGCGACCTGTAA
- a CDS encoding hemerythrin domain-containing protein produces the protein MASASIFDDLKADHDRHRELLAEIADAAGDADKRAELIEAFRVDVSGHAAAEEQSLYATMLADPELQEEARHSVSEHKELEDMLTTLYGLKTDGTAWRREFDKLRTRYDHHITEEEEEVFPMAAELLSDADEARLAKVFEARKPAEAKKAAATDPTEKEEKE, from the coding sequence ATGGCCAGCGCCAGCATCTTCGACGATCTGAAAGCCGATCACGACCGTCACCGCGAATTGCTCGCTGAAATCGCAGACGCCGCGGGCGATGCGGACAAGCGGGCAGAGCTGATCGAGGCGTTCCGCGTCGATGTGTCGGGCCACGCCGCCGCCGAGGAGCAGTCGCTCTACGCGACGATGCTCGCCGATCCCGAATTGCAGGAGGAAGCGCGCCACTCGGTCAGCGAGCACAAGGAACTCGAGGACATGCTGACGACGCTTTACGGACTCAAGACCGACGGCACGGCTTGGCGGCGCGAGTTCGACAAGCTGCGCACCCGTTACGACCACCATATCACCGAGGAAGAGGAAGAAGTCTTCCCGATGGCGGCGGAGCTGTTGAGCGACGCCGACGAGGCGCGGCTGGCGAAGGTTTTCGAGGCGCGCAAACCGGCCGAGGCGAAGAAGGCGGCAGCGACCGACCCGACCGAGAAGGAGGAGAAGGAATAG
- a CDS encoding putative DNA modification/repair radical SAM protein, translating into MAQLDVRQKLEILADAAKYDASCASSGTSKRNSKDGKGLGSTEGIGICHAYAPDGRCISLLKILLTNSCIFDCHYCINRKSSNVRRARFTAKEVVDLTIAFYKRNYIEGLFLSSGIIGSSNYTMEQMVEVARSLREDYHFRGYIHLKTIPDADPELVEAAGRHADRVSINVELPTVGGLKRLAPEKSASRIEGAMGAMKTSIIDARDATKKYKSAPRYAPAGQSTQMIVGADAATDSDIVSRASGLYDAFGMRRVYYSAFSPIPDASAVLPLKRPPLMREHRLYQSDWLMRFYGFAPGEVQAATTDGMLPLDIDPKLAWALKFRESFPVDINRAPKSMLLRVPGLGTKAVARILTTRKWRRLRLDDVGRLTVSVAKVRPFIVTEDWRPTVLLDRVNLREVVAPRAEQMELF; encoded by the coding sequence ATGGCCCAGCTCGACGTCCGGCAGAAGCTCGAAATCCTCGCCGATGCGGCGAAATACGATGCGTCGTGCGCCTCGTCGGGGACGAGCAAGCGCAATTCGAAAGACGGCAAGGGGCTGGGGTCGACCGAGGGCATAGGCATCTGCCACGCCTATGCACCCGACGGACGGTGCATTTCGCTGCTCAAGATCCTGCTGACCAACAGCTGCATCTTCGACTGCCATTATTGCATCAACCGCAAGAGCAGCAACGTCCGCCGCGCGCGCTTCACCGCGAAGGAAGTCGTCGACCTCACCATCGCCTTTTACAAGCGCAATTACATCGAGGGACTGTTCCTGTCGTCGGGCATCATCGGCAGCTCAAATTATACGATGGAACAGATGGTCGAGGTCGCGCGGTCGTTGCGCGAGGACTATCATTTCCGAGGCTATATCCATCTGAAAACGATCCCCGATGCCGACCCCGAACTGGTCGAGGCGGCAGGGCGGCATGCCGACCGCGTGTCGATCAATGTCGAGCTGCCGACGGTGGGCGGGCTGAAGCGGCTCGCACCCGAAAAATCGGCAAGCCGGATCGAAGGCGCGATGGGGGCAATGAAGACCTCGATCATTGACGCGCGCGACGCGACCAAGAAATACAAGTCCGCGCCGCGCTACGCCCCCGCCGGCCAATCGACGCAAATGATCGTGGGGGCGGACGCCGCGACCGACAGCGATATCGTGTCACGCGCGAGCGGCCTGTACGACGCATTCGGGATGCGCCGCGTCTATTACAGCGCGTTCAGCCCGATCCCCGATGCGAGTGCGGTGCTGCCACTCAAACGCCCCCCGTTGATGCGCGAACACCGGCTGTACCAGTCCGACTGGCTGATGCGCTTTTACGGCTTCGCACCGGGCGAAGTGCAGGCCGCGACCACCGACGGCATGCTCCCGCTCGACATCGATCCCAAGCTCGCCTGGGCACTCAAATTCCGCGAGAGCTTCCCCGTCGACATCAACCGCGCGCCCAAGTCGATGCTCCTCCGCGTCCCCGGCCTCGGCACTAAGGCGGTTGCGCGCATCCTGACGACGCGCAAATGGCGGCGGTTGCGGTTGGACGATGTCGGCAGGTTGACCGTGTCGGTGGCGAAGGTGCGGCCGTTTATCGTAACCGAGGACTGGCGGCCGACAGTGCTATTGGACCGGGTCAATCTGCGGGAGGTGGTTGCGCCGAGGGCGGAGCAGATGGAGTTGTTTTGA
- a CDS encoding DUF2971 domain-containing protein, with amino-acid sequence MVSLKSPDKEKPPREISHYTTLEGLKGIVESGSLWASNASFLNDRAELEHALSVSERVIQKLSSETTLKAWSSMLKRVFKELNDGERPNTYVACFCRDDDNLSQWRGYGGTEQGVSITFGRASLAGRLKSDEAKFLRVSYSKYSTVNKVHSALEEQLSAIADLDDLVGSLTAAEKYDELRSRVSALLPRFKHIGFQDEREWRFVIQRKVDPSALQFRVSKNKIVPFIVVGSSSERLPITAVRIGPGPDQLLTAKSVQAFLAARGYDVPVRTSEVPFRP; translated from the coding sequence ATGGTGAGCCTGAAATCACCCGATAAAGAAAAGCCGCCGCGCGAAATTAGCCACTATACAACACTTGAAGGCTTGAAAGGGATAGTTGAATCTGGCTCCCTTTGGGCTTCCAATGCCTCGTTTTTGAATGATCGTGCAGAACTTGAGCACGCCCTGAGCGTGTCAGAGCGAGTCATACAAAAGTTGTCTTCGGAGACGACATTGAAGGCTTGGTCCTCAATGCTGAAACGCGTTTTCAAAGAGCTGAACGATGGAGAACGACCCAATACCTACGTTGCTTGTTTCTGTCGGGATGACGACAATCTCAGCCAGTGGCGTGGATACGGTGGTACTGAACAGGGTGTCAGTATCACATTCGGTCGGGCAAGCCTGGCTGGCCGCTTGAAGTCCGACGAGGCAAAATTCCTCCGAGTGAGCTACTCAAAATATTCCACCGTAAACAAGGTTCATAGCGCTCTTGAAGAGCAGCTAAGCGCGATCGCTGACCTCGACGATTTAGTGGGTAGCCTGACCGCCGCGGAAAAATATGACGAGCTGCGCTCACGGGTTTCGGCATTGCTGCCGCGCTTCAAACATATCGGTTTTCAAGATGAGCGAGAATGGCGCTTTGTGATTCAGCGGAAAGTCGATCCTTCGGCCCTCCAATTTCGGGTTTCCAAAAACAAGATTGTGCCTTTCATCGTCGTCGGCAGCAGCTCCGAGCGGTTGCCGATCACTGCCGTGCGGATCGGGCCTGGACCCGATCAACTTTTGACCGCCAAGAGCGTTCAGGCGTTTCTAGCTGCAAGGGGCTACGACGTGCCAGTCAGAACTTCAGAAGTGCCTTTCAGACCATGA
- a CDS encoding nitrilase-related carbon-nitrogen hydrolase, whose protein sequence is MTYAAVAMQLAARSAINAADPRAAMLAHIGEVAGRLRGAAIFIEQYGGAPVKLAVLPEYLFTSYPARVSIPDFAAKVGWAADGPEYEALGKVAQELGLFVAGNAYETDTHFPGLYFQASFVIAPSGDVVLRYRRLNSMYAPTPHDVWSKYLDIYGLDGVFPVARTEIGNLAAIASEEILYPEIARAHALRGAEIFVHSSSEIGSPLRTPKMIAKQARAFENMAYVVSANTAGIDGFSDADGNSMVVDWKGNVLAESNAGETFTAFADIDLAALREKRRRPGMTNVLSRQRLAAFANTYTTDNHQRANTLLDADGVVSVPDRDHFNRVQAETLERLARDGLI, encoded by the coding sequence CACATCGGTGAGGTCGCGGGGCGGCTGCGCGGAGCGGCGATCTTTATCGAGCAATATGGCGGCGCGCCGGTCAAGCTCGCGGTGCTGCCCGAATATCTGTTCACCAGCTACCCGGCGCGCGTCTCGATCCCCGATTTTGCGGCGAAGGTCGGCTGGGCGGCGGACGGGCCGGAGTATGAGGCGCTGGGCAAAGTCGCACAGGAACTGGGTCTGTTCGTCGCTGGCAATGCCTATGAGACCGACACGCATTTCCCCGGCCTCTATTTTCAGGCGAGTTTCGTCATTGCGCCATCGGGCGATGTCGTGCTGCGCTATCGCCGCCTCAATTCGATGTACGCGCCGACGCCGCACGATGTCTGGTCGAAATATCTCGATATTTACGGGCTCGACGGCGTGTTCCCGGTTGCACGGACAGAGATCGGCAACCTGGCGGCGATCGCGTCGGAGGAAATTCTCTACCCAGAAATCGCCCGCGCCCATGCGCTGCGCGGTGCCGAGATATTCGTACATTCGTCGTCCGAAATCGGATCGCCGCTGCGAACGCCCAAGATGATCGCCAAACAGGCCCGCGCGTTCGAGAATATGGCCTATGTCGTGTCGGCGAATACCGCCGGGATCGATGGTTTTTCGGACGCCGACGGCAATTCGATGGTGGTGGACTGGAAGGGCAATGTGCTCGCCGAGAGCAACGCGGGCGAGACGTTCACCGCCTTTGCCGACATCGATCTCGCCGCCTTGCGCGAAAAGCGGCGTCGGCCGGGCATGACCAATGTGCTGTCGCGCCAGCGGCTCGCCGCCTTCGCGAACACCTATACGACCGACAATCACCAGCGCGCGAACACTTTGCTCGATGCCGACGGGGTTGTCTCGGTTCCGGACCGCGACCATTTCAATCGCGTCCAGGCCGAAACGCTGGAACGTCTGGCAAGGGATGGGTTGATATGA
- the thrS gene encoding threonine--tRNA ligase — translation MSEMLKIALPDGSVREVARGTTPADIAAAIGPGLAKAALAARVDGELRDLGRPLEADATLALVTARDEADALELARHDYAHVLAEAVQNLFPGTQITFGPSTDDGFYYDFAPKDRPFTDEDLPAIEGEMRAIIARNEPLVREVWDRDDLIAKWQAEGEAFKAEWAAELPQGEELTVYRAGTWMDMCRGPHLPSTGKLDPAAFKLMRVSGAYWRGDQNNPQLSRIYGTGWLNKKQLAEHLTRLEEAAKRDHRRLGQDMDLFHLQQEAHGSVFWHPHGFTIWRQLESYMRRAIDAAGYREVKTPQVMDARQWEASGHWGKYRENMFVIPDEVPNTEDEGPVISGDADWMALKPMNCPAHVLIFRQGIKSYRDLPLRLYEHGCCHRNEPHGALHGLMRVRQFTQDDAHIFCREDQIVEEARAFCALADRIYKDFGFSYAVKLALRPEKRFGSEADWDKAEAELREAVARAGMANAEYGWEELPGEGAFYAPKLEWHLTDAIGRTWQVGTLQSDRVLPERLDASYVGEDGGKHRPVMLHRAIFGSYERFIGILIEHYAGRFPLWLAPVQAVVATIVSDADGYAGEVAAALTAAGLRVETDIRNEKINYKVREHSLAKVPQLLVVGRREAEERTVAIRTLGEEGQRVMSLDEAVAMLRAEAVPPDLRP, via the coding sequence ATGTCAGAGATGCTCAAGATCGCCCTGCCCGATGGTTCCGTGCGCGAAGTTGCGCGCGGCACGACCCCCGCCGATATTGCAGCGGCCATCGGGCCGGGACTGGCAAAAGCGGCATTGGCGGCGCGCGTCGACGGCGAACTGCGCGATCTGGGTCGCCCGCTGGAGGCCGATGCGACGCTCGCGCTGGTGACGGCGCGCGACGAGGCTGATGCGCTCGAACTCGCCCGCCACGATTACGCGCATGTGCTGGCGGAGGCGGTGCAGAACCTTTTCCCGGGGACGCAGATCACGTTCGGGCCGTCGACCGACGACGGCTTTTATTATGACTTTGCGCCGAAGGATCGCCCGTTCACCGACGAGGATCTGCCCGCCATCGAAGGCGAGATGCGCGCGATTATCGCCCGCAACGAGCCGCTGGTCCGCGAAGTGTGGGACCGCGACGACCTGATCGCGAAATGGCAGGCCGAGGGCGAGGCGTTCAAGGCCGAATGGGCCGCCGAGCTGCCGCAAGGCGAGGAACTGACCGTCTATCGCGCGGGCACCTGGATGGACATGTGCCGGGGGCCGCATCTGCCTTCGACGGGGAAGCTCGACCCCGCCGCGTTCAAGCTGATGCGCGTGTCGGGGGCCTATTGGCGCGGCGACCAGAACAATCCGCAGTTGAGCCGCATCTATGGCACCGGCTGGCTCAACAAGAAGCAGCTGGCCGAGCATCTGACGCGGCTCGAGGAGGCCGCCAAGCGCGACCACCGGCGGCTTGGGCAGGACATGGACCTGTTCCATTTGCAGCAGGAAGCGCATGGCAGCGTCTTCTGGCATCCTCACGGCTTCACGATCTGGCGCCAGCTCGAATCCTATATGCGCCGGGCCATCGACGCGGCGGGCTATCGCGAGGTCAAAACCCCGCAGGTGATGGACGCGCGCCAGTGGGAGGCTTCGGGGCATTGGGGCAAATATCGCGAGAATATGTTCGTCATTCCGGACGAGGTGCCGAACACCGAGGATGAAGGTCCGGTGATCAGCGGCGACGCCGACTGGATGGCGCTGAAACCGATGAACTGTCCCGCGCACGTCCTGATCTTTCGCCAGGGGATCAAGTCGTACCGCGACCTGCCGCTGCGCCTCTACGAACACGGCTGCTGCCACCGCAACGAACCCCACGGCGCCCTCCACGGCCTGATGCGGGTGCGCCAATTCACGCAGGATGACGCGCATATCTTCTGCCGCGAGGACCAGATCGTCGAGGAGGCGCGCGCATTCTGTGCGCTGGCCGATCGCATCTACAAGGATTTCGGCTTCAGCTATGCGGTGAAGCTCGCGCTGCGGCCCGAGAAGCGTTTCGGCAGCGAGGCCGACTGGGACAAGGCCGAGGCCGAACTGCGCGAAGCGGTCGCACGCGCGGGGATGGCAAATGCCGAGTACGGCTGGGAGGAACTGCCGGGCGAAGGGGCGTTCTACGCGCCGAAGCTCGAATGGCACCTGACCGACGCGATCGGGCGCACCTGGCAGGTAGGGACGCTCCAGTCCGACCGCGTGCTGCCCGAACGGCTCGACGCGAGCTACGTGGGCGAGGATGGCGGCAAGCACCGTCCGGTGATGCTCCACCGGGCGATCTTCGGATCGTACGAGCGGTTCATCGGCATTTTGATCGAACATTATGCGGGGCGCTTCCCGCTGTGGCTCGCGCCGGTGCAGGCCGTAGTCGCGACCATCGTGAGCGATGCCGACGGCTATGCGGGCGAAGTGGCGGCGGCGCTGACGGCGGCGGGGCTGAGGGTCGAAACCGACATCCGCAACGAGAAGATCAACTACAAGGTGCGCGAGCATTCGCTGGCGAAGGTGCCTCAACTGCTCGTCGTCGGGCGGCGCGAGGCAGAGGAGCGCACGGTGGCGATCCGGACTTTGGGCGAAGAGGGGCAGCGGGTGATGTCGCTCGACGAGGCCGTGGCCATGCTGCGCGCCGAGGCGGTGCCACCGGACCTCCGGCCTTAA
- a CDS encoding ABC transporter ATP-binding protein, whose translation MPPILSITALSKTYAGGHVALDDVSLDIVRGEIFALLGPNGAGKTTLIGAVCGLVNPTGGTIAFDGIDMRDGWRAARGRIGLVPQELATDMFETVGDTVAFSRGLFGKPRSPGTVERVLKSLSLWDKRDAKIMQLSGGMKRRVLIAKALAHEPDLLFLDEPSAGVDVELRRDMWAMIGRLRDDGVTIILTTHYIEEAEEMADRIGVIDKGRLILVEEKAALMAKLGKSEVVVGLAAPIDALPGVFDDWPVTLSEDRQKLTYAVTAEEAETRGVAKFVKALDAAGVDFTTLDTHRSSLEDIFVDLVEKRA comes from the coding sequence ATGCCCCCCATCCTCTCCATCACCGCCCTCTCCAAAACCTATGCGGGCGGCCATGTCGCGCTCGACGACGTGTCACTCGACATCGTGCGGGGGGAGATTTTTGCGTTGCTCGGGCCGAACGGGGCGGGGAAGACGACGCTCATTGGCGCGGTGTGCGGGCTGGTGAACCCCACCGGTGGGACGATCGCTTTCGACGGCATCGACATGCGCGACGGATGGCGGGCGGCGCGGGGGCGGATCGGGTTGGTGCCGCAGGAGCTGGCGACCGACATGTTCGAGACGGTCGGCGACACCGTCGCTTTTTCTCGCGGGCTGTTCGGCAAGCCGCGTTCGCCCGGGACGGTCGAGCGTGTGCTCAAATCGCTGTCGCTGTGGGACAAGCGCGACGCGAAAATCATGCAATTGTCGGGCGGGATGAAGCGCCGCGTGCTGATCGCCAAGGCGCTGGCGCACGAGCCCGACCTGCTGTTCCTCGACGAGCCGTCGGCGGGCGTGGACGTGGAACTCCGCCGCGACATGTGGGCGATGATCGGGCGGCTGCGTGATGACGGCGTCACCATCATCCTGACCACGCATTATATCGAGGAGGCCGAGGAAATGGCCGACCGCATCGGCGTGATCGACAAGGGCAGACTGATCCTGGTCGAGGAGAAAGCCGCGCTGATGGCAAAACTCGGCAAGTCGGAAGTGGTGGTGGGCCTCGCCGCGCCCATCGACGCGCTGCCGGGCGTGTTCGACGACTGGCCGGTGACGCTGAGCGAGGATCGGCAGAAGCTGACCTACGCGGTCACCGCCGAGGAGGCCGAAACGCGCGGTGTCGCCAAATTCGTGAAGGCACTCGACGCGGCGGGCGTCGATTTCACGACGCTCGACACGCACCGGTCCTCGCTCGAAGACATATTCGTCGATCTGGTGGAGAAGCGGGCATGA
- a CDS encoding class I SAM-dependent methyltransferase yields the protein MSATDVPPPYSAVARHGVSPDVAHDEAARFNFLANLNKALAGFSAGNKLAYDTRVLPAFEAEHGRAPKDRFEIRHAMNRDPWHRYWSALKRNSMEMRQQNGRSMVLRQLDELDAKARQYNEGRDTLVLDPSVAVPRYQSAIDIHCMPGSYHGEERPGDVSAGANYDCGIFATTGGGLGALNDGGGAALVDWIRRERPGWVPKRILDIGATIGHNIVPLALAFPDTEVIAIDTAAPSLRYGHARAQSLGAYNLKFVQMSGEDLSAYPDGHFDWVQTTMFLHELSGTALPRVIREGVRVMAPGGLMLHLEQPQYSDDMPLYEQFIRDWDAFNNNEPFWSAMHALDLKSIMVEAGLPRDSLFVTGVRAVVDEEIFPRQDTGVEDHGRAAVWSAYGAWKPSCPLPEGERVDLREAQAG from the coding sequence ATGAGCGCCACCGATGTTCCCCCGCCATATAGCGCGGTCGCCCGCCACGGCGTGAGTCCGGACGTCGCGCATGACGAGGCCGCGCGGTTCAATTTCCTCGCCAATCTGAACAAGGCGCTCGCCGGGTTCAGCGCGGGTAACAAGCTCGCTTACGATACGCGCGTCCTGCCCGCCTTCGAGGCCGAACACGGCCGCGCGCCCAAGGACCGGTTCGAAATTCGCCACGCGATGAACCGCGATCCGTGGCACCGCTACTGGTCGGCGCTGAAGCGCAATTCGATGGAAATGCGCCAGCAGAACGGGCGGTCGATGGTGCTGCGCCAGTTGGACGAACTCGATGCCAAGGCGCGGCAATATAACGAGGGGCGCGATACGCTCGTGCTGGACCCGTCGGTTGCGGTGCCGCGCTATCAGTCCGCCATCGATATTCATTGCATGCCGGGGAGCTATCACGGCGAGGAGCGGCCGGGCGACGTCTCGGCGGGCGCAAACTACGATTGCGGGATTTTCGCGACGACCGGCGGCGGCCTCGGTGCACTCAACGACGGCGGCGGGGCGGCGCTGGTCGACTGGATCAGGCGCGAACGCCCCGGCTGGGTGCCGAAACGTATTCTCGATATCGGTGCGACCATCGGCCATAACATCGTACCGCTGGCGCTCGCCTTTCCCGACACCGAAGTGATCGCCATCGATACGGCGGCACCCTCGCTGCGTTACGGTCATGCCCGCGCACAGTCGCTTGGCGCGTATAATCTGAAGTTCGTGCAGATGAGCGGCGAGGATTTGTCCGCCTATCCCGACGGCCATTTCGACTGGGTGCAGACGACGATGTTCCTGCACGAATTGTCCGGCACCGCGCTGCCGCGCGTGATCCGCGAGGGCGTCCGCGTGATGGCCCCCGGCGGGCTGATGCTCCACCTCGAACAGCCGCAATATTCGGACGACATGCCGCTGTACGAACAATTCATCCGCGACTGGGACGCGTTCAACAACAACGAGCCATTCTGGTCGGCGATGCACGCGCTCGACCTGAAATCGATCATGGTCGAAGCGGGACTGCCGCGCGACAGCCTGTTCGTGACGGGCGTGCGCGCTGTCGTCGACGAGGAGATTTTCCCGCGCCAGGACACCGGCGTCGAAGACCATGGCCGCGCGGCAGTGTGGAGCGCCTATGGGGCGTGGAAACCATCTTGCCCTCTCCCTGAAGGGGAGAGGGTCGACTTGCGCGAAGCGCAAGCGGGGTGA